The genomic stretch TTGACTGGTCTCTGCGTCCCGCTGGTTGTCCAGGTAGGGCGCCAGGGCCTGGGAAACAGTGGCTGTCTGTTCGGAATCGAAAGAGTTATAGCGTTGCTGGTAATAAAAGTTGGATTGATTGCTGAGGTCTTTGAAGCGGTGCTGCTGTTCTACCACCATGACCTGGCGGTGAAAAGTTTCGGGTGTGCCGAAACCGGCGATGAGCTGTCCGCTGAAAAAATGCCGGCCGGCCAATGTATGGGCCAGTACTGTTTTGCCGCTGCCGGAAGGGCCAATGATGGCCAGCTGTTCCTGCCGGTGCAGCTGCAGGTTGATATTTTTCAGAACGGGGGTTGCGCCAAGCTTTACACTGACATTGTCCAGTTGTAACAGGAGGGTTTTGTCCATGCCGGGTAACTGTTTGTGCGCAAAGATATCAATTGAAAAGTTTTGGGACGAACCAAAAAAGTCCCGGAAAAGTTGCGGAACTGTTGTACTGAATACATGTAAAGGATCTTACGCTAAATAAAAAAAGTTGAGTGTGCCGTACGCCGGCACACTCAACTTATGCAAAGAGGAAACTATAAATAATGATCTATTGTTCCAGTTTGATCTCACCAACATCTGTAGGTTGGCCATCTGCTACTGTAACGCCATCTTTCGCAGCATTTTTGTAAGGCGGTTTAGCCTCAACAATCAGGCGGTAAGTACCAGCTTTGGCGCCAGTGATCTCAAACGCACCTTCAGCTACGGAAGCTTTCAGTGTATCGGTCCCCGAAAGAGCCCATACGCGGGTAGCTCCGTCTGCGGGTGAAATTGTTCCTTTGATAGATCCTGTTTGTACACCTTTAAAGGCGAATAAACCTACGGTAGCAATCGTTGCGGCTACCAAGCTCATCTTGATGCTTTTCATAATTCAAAGATTATAGATTAATAAAAATGGTTCCTAATAAATTATAGAATCACATTACTGATTATCGCGCGGTAGAGTATGTGGGGGATTCTGGGTCCAATAAAACAATGACTGTGCCATAAATTTTATTGGTGAATAAAAAAAAGATTAACATGTTCTTTGATGGCGCACAAGGGGTGATGGCACAATTATTTTAAAGGCGGCATTCTTCGGTTATGCATGACCCTGTGCATTTTAGTCCACAGGATCTGCGCTGAAAAAGCATGACTGAAGCCTGACTAAGGCAAATGCCGGTAAAAGATTAAAAAATCATTAAGGAAGGAATGGACGTCATTTTAAAAATAATCTCCGGGAATCTGGCAAGTAGCCGGAGCGGTCAGGCAGCGGGCGCTTCATCAAGCCTGCTGATATCCTCATGTAGCACTGCCGTTACTACAGCGTTGGAAACGGAGAACCGGTAAAAACGAGATCTGCTGGCCTTAAGCTCCGGCGTGGCGTACTCTGGGATTTTCATGAACCGGGCTAATTGAAGGCTTAACAAGTCAATTTATAGGGTAAACAGGCTACCTGAAAGGAAGAACCCCTGAGGCGGTCTCGACAAAAGATAATGGTGGCCCAAATCCTGGATTTCCACGCGCATCTTGACGGCCTGCCCGTTCAATGGCGCTGCTGCGGCTGCCCAGCCACAAGCCTTCCCGGAGCGGCACGCTTACCAGTCCGGCCCATCCTGTCACCTTATTATAATTACCGCTTTGCTTTTTTCCACAGCCGTTAATATCTCCGGGAAATCCCTTCTGCCCCGGTTTTGCTATATTTGCCCGTTCTATAAATTCCCAGCAGCTTATTATAAATGAATTTGTAATATATAATAATATTCATAATTAGTACTTTATAGGCTGAAAAATCGTTATTGAGACCGGAATATTCTATTTATGGCAAAAGAAAAAGAAAGCAGCAACCAGTTTGAGTATAACGAGGAATCCATCAGAAGTCTCGACTGGCGGGAGCATATCCGCCTCCGCCCCGGTATGTATATCGGTAAACTGGGGGACGGCTCCAGCCCGGACGATGGCATTTACGTGCTGATCAAAGAGGTTATTGATAACTGTATCGATGAACATACCATGGGGTATGGCAAGCAGGTGGAGATCACCATCGAAAGCAAGACGGTCACTATTCGCGACTATGGCCGCGGCATTCCCCTCGGTAAAGTGGTGGACGTAGTGAGCAAGATCAATACAGGCGCCAAATATGATAGCAAGGCCTTCCAGAAATCCGTGGGTCTGAACGGTGTGGGTACCAAGGCCGTGAACGCCCTCAGCAGTTATTTCAAAGTAACCGCTTTCCGGGAGGGCAAGGAAAAGACCGCCGAGTTTGAAAGAGGTGTACTGCTGAAAGAACATAAAGAGGTAAGAACAGATGAGCCCAACGGCACCCTGATCAATTTTATCCCTGACGATACCATCTTCAAGAATTTTCATTATCTCCATGAGTACCTGGACGGCCAGCTCTGGAATTATTGCTACCTCAACGCCGGGCTGGTGATCAGCCTCAACGGCAAAAAATATGTGAGTAAGAACGGTCTGCTGGATCTGCTCCAGCGTAAGACCAACGAGGATGAGCTGCGCTATCCCATCATCCACCTGAAAGGGGAGGATATTGAAGTTGCCATCACGCACGAGAACCAGTACGGGGAGGAATACTATTCCTTCGTCAACGGTCAGTATACTACACAGGGGGGCACTCACCTGGCCGCCTTCCGCGAAGGGTACGTAAAGACCATCCGCGAGTTCTTCAAAAAAGATTATGACGCAGCCGATATCCGCGCCAGCATCTGTGCCGCTATTTCCGTGCGGGTGCAGGAACCGGTGTTCGAAAGCCAGACCAAGACCAAACTGGGTTCACAGGTGGTGTATGAAGATGGTCCTACCATGCGGAACTTTGTCAGCGATTTCCTGGTGAAAGAGCTGGACAATTTCCTGCACCGTAATCCTGCCACCGCTGAAGCCCTGAAGAAACGTATTGAGCAAAGCGAACGGGAACGCAAGGAACTGGCCGGTATCAAGAAACTGGCCAACGAACGCGCTAAAAAAGCCAACCTGCATAACCGTAAGCTGCGTGATTGTCGTTACCACCTGAACGAT from Candidatus Pseudobacter hemicellulosilyticus encodes the following:
- a CDS encoding DNA topoisomerase IV subunit B; this translates as MAKEKESSNQFEYNEESIRSLDWREHIRLRPGMYIGKLGDGSSPDDGIYVLIKEVIDNCIDEHTMGYGKQVEITIESKTVTIRDYGRGIPLGKVVDVVSKINTGAKYDSKAFQKSVGLNGVGTKAVNALSSYFKVTAFREGKEKTAEFERGVLLKEHKEVRTDEPNGTLINFIPDDTIFKNFHYLHEYLDGQLWNYCYLNAGLVISLNGKKYVSKNGLLDLLQRKTNEDELRYPIIHLKGEDIEVAITHENQYGEEYYSFVNGQYTTQGGTHLAAFREGYVKTIREFFKKDYDAADIRASICAAISVRVQEPVFESQTKTKLGSQVVYEDGPTMRNFVSDFLVKELDNFLHRNPATAEALKKRIEQSERERKELAGIKKLANERAKKANLHNRKLRDCRYHLNDETTGKDKQTILEKQQQSTIFITEGDSASGSITKSRNVETQAVFSLRGKPLNCFGLTKKVVYENEEFNLLQHALNIEDGYEGLRYNDIVIATDADVDGMHIRLLMMTFFLQFFPDLVKNQHVYILETPLFRVRNKQETIYCYDEEEKAKAIKKLGGKPEITRFKGLGEISPDEFGRFIGPEMRKQPVIIEQGEHVQQLLEYYMGKNTQERQEFIIGNLRVELDLADEAVAS
- a CDS encoding carboxypeptidase-like regulatory domain-containing protein — encoded protein: MKSIKMSLVAATIATVGLFAFKGVQTGSIKGTISPADGATRVWALSGTDTLKASVAEGAFEITGAKAGTYRLIVEAKPPYKNAAKDGVTVADGQPTDVGEIKLEQ